A window of Clostridium sp. 'White wine YQ' contains these coding sequences:
- a CDS encoding DUF6608 family protein, translating to MKKLVNLSILFTVIFTLVTLVSSIYQLFSGQATDTNAHILIRALFTFVGVGFYGMFSYINIKNTFVKITVQYAISILFIFLIVWGIGFLGELSKTAYRDAFLNWSFIFLAVVVVQSIVNKLRNKKKLDIENNN from the coding sequence ATGAAAAAATTAGTTAATTTATCTATTTTGTTTACAGTAATTTTCACATTGGTAACACTAGTTAGTTCTATTTATCAACTATTTAGTGGACAAGCAACTGATACCAATGCCCATATATTAATAAGGGCGTTATTCACCTTTGTCGGAGTAGGCTTTTATGGTATGTTTAGTTATATAAATATCAAAAATACTTTTGTAAAAATAACTGTGCAGTATGCAATCTCCATTCTATTTATATTTTTAATTGTATGGGGAATTGGATTCTTAGGAGAACTTTCTAAGACAGCTTACAGAGATGCTTTTTTAAATTGGAGTTTTATATTTTTAGCTGTAGTTGTGGTGCAGAGCATAGTTAATAAATTACGTAATAAAAAGAAGTTAGATATAGAAAATAATAATTAA
- a CDS encoding cytochrome b5 domain-containing protein, with product MNYFMPLSDPYNHLSLNEIGKPYNSMEDALLIIEKSLENQQEDEIAFNYLMALAPTEEEKSIIISIRNDNLKHDGFLREIYAFYKKQSASRLRSSDCTYSEAYIPQIKKARLNEIEKIYRYRNILAGLTDKYYKDMMLEALTDCIIHLSKYDYILYLNLERNLSNRKRLRQVKEFTIEELSRYDGSNGNPAYVAVNGIVYDLSSEASWGGGTHFGLSAGMDLTLHFEKCHSTPPILSKLPKVGILKS from the coding sequence ATGAATTATTTTATGCCCTTAAGTGACCCATATAATCATTTAAGTCTTAATGAAATAGGAAAACCCTATAACTCTATGGAAGATGCTCTTTTAATAATTGAAAAATCCCTGGAGAATCAGCAGGAAGACGAAATAGCCTTTAATTATTTAATGGCATTAGCTCCAACTGAAGAAGAAAAATCTATAATTATATCCATAAGAAATGACAATTTAAAACATGATGGATTCTTACGAGAAATATATGCTTTTTATAAAAAACAAAGTGCTTCTAGGTTAAGAAGCTCTGACTGTACCTATTCTGAAGCGTATATCCCTCAAATAAAAAAAGCTAGACTTAATGAGATTGAAAAAATATATAGATATAGAAATATTTTAGCTGGTTTAACTGATAAGTATTATAAAGATATGATGCTCGAAGCGTTAACTGATTGCATTATTCACCTTTCGAAGTATGACTATATACTTTACCTTAACTTAGAAAGAAATTTATCTAATAGAAAAAGATTGAGACAGGTTAAAGAATTTACCATAGAAGAGCTCTCAAGATATGATGGTTCTAATGGAAATCCAGCATATGTAGCTGTTAATGGAATTGTATATGATTTAAGTAGTGAAGCCTCCTGGGGTGGAGGCACTCATTTTGGTTTATCAGCAGGTATGGATTTAACTTTACATTTTGAAAAGTGCCATAGTACCCCACCAATCTTATCAAAACTTCCTAAGGTAGGAATACTTAAATCATAA
- a CDS encoding VC0807 family protein, whose amino-acid sequence MEAKKKLIKNLGINMIVPFILYMVLSKVFTTETIPLTIASAFPIIRTIILFLWKGKIDWIGIFVAFGFIIAVISSTILGGASLPLKLVHPMIFSIIGIAFIISVLIGKPLLVFILKFVNKGKNEHISSKIAHKKFSLMTGVFGGIFLVGSIIHIVLAIILPTSIYLVISHFISWGTIAALIISGKLITKMITEKI is encoded by the coding sequence TCCGTTTATTCTATATATGGTATTAAGCAAGGTATTTACTACTGAGACCATACCACTTACAATTGCATCAGCGTTTCCAATAATAAGAACTATAATTTTATTTCTTTGGAAGGGAAAAATAGATTGGATAGGAATATTTGTTGCTTTTGGATTCATAATAGCAGTGATTTCCTCAACAATTCTTGGTGGAGCTTCTTTACCACTTAAGTTAGTTCATCCAATGATTTTCAGTATAATAGGGATAGCATTTATAATTTCTGTTTTAATTGGAAAGCCCTTACTAGTGTTTATACTTAAATTTGTAAACAAGGGTAAGAATGAACATATAAGCAGTAAAATTGCTCATAAAAAATTTAGCCTTATGACTGGAGTTTTTGGTGGAATTTTTCTGGTTGGCTCTATAATTCACATTGTTTTAGCCATTATATTACCAACCAGTATTTATCTTGTTATTTCTCATTTTATAAGTTGGGGCACTATTGCAGCTCTAATTATAAGTGGAAAGCTTATAACTAAGATGATTACAGAGAAGATATAA
- a CDS encoding nickel-dependent hydrogenase large subunit, whose product MSTTISINPITRISGFMEIEVKLENNKVVDAKSSGLLFRGFEKMMIGKSPFDAIYFTERICGICSTAHAVSSSLALEDAFKVSVNENDRMLRDIIHGMEFMQNHIRHFYLYTLPDFVVTPDIQPISSKTNYDLRLPEELNKEISEHYLEAIRISRLAHKGCATLGGKAPHTHGIFLGGVTEGMDAIRYIRLKELISEIKNFITNKMIPDVYIIGDYYKDYYSLGYGYKNLMTYGLYDKYSEKELTYVKSSVLIDGNKGEFQEGKITENIYNSWYSGESIQNDMFLEKTEDDMNKENAYSFVKSPRYEDKPMEVGPLARMILSGSYENRISTMDRTIARVLEAKKMIEILEKLLERVNYNEVSQKKYIVPDSSKGRGLTDTTRGALGHWLSIDNKQISHYNIITPSAWNCSPTDSKGVKGVIEKALIGTEIQNPKEPAEIGRIVRSFDPCISCATHVISDRMSPLEIII is encoded by the coding sequence ATGAGTACCACCATATCAATTAATCCTATAACTCGAATAAGTGGTTTTATGGAGATAGAAGTTAAGCTTGAAAATAACAAGGTAGTAGATGCTAAAAGCAGTGGCCTTTTATTTAGAGGCTTTGAAAAGATGATGATAGGCAAATCGCCTTTTGATGCAATATATTTTACAGAAAGAATATGTGGAATTTGTTCAACTGCACACGCAGTATCATCAAGTTTGGCATTAGAAGATGCATTTAAAGTATCTGTAAATGAAAATGATAGAATGCTTAGAGATATAATTCACGGTATGGAATTTATGCAAAATCATATAAGACATTTTTACCTCTATACACTTCCAGATTTTGTTGTAACACCAGATATTCAGCCAATAAGCTCAAAAACTAATTATGATTTAAGATTACCAGAGGAATTAAATAAAGAAATATCAGAACATTACTTAGAAGCCATAAGGATTAGTCGTTTAGCTCATAAAGGATGTGCAACCTTAGGGGGAAAAGCACCACATACTCACGGGATATTTTTAGGCGGTGTAACTGAAGGAATGGATGCAATAAGATATATAAGGCTAAAAGAGCTAATTAGTGAAATTAAAAATTTTATAACTAATAAGATGATTCCAGATGTTTATATAATAGGTGATTACTATAAAGACTATTACTCATTAGGTTATGGATATAAAAATTTAATGACTTATGGACTTTATGATAAATACAGCGAAAAAGAACTAACTTATGTAAAGTCGTCTGTACTTATAGATGGAAATAAGGGTGAATTTCAAGAAGGTAAAATAACTGAGAATATTTATAATTCTTGGTACAGTGGAGAAAGTATTCAAAATGATATGTTTCTAGAAAAAACAGAAGATGATATGAATAAAGAAAATGCTTATAGCTTTGTGAAATCTCCTAGGTATGAAGACAAACCGATGGAAGTAGGACCACTTGCAAGAATGATATTAAGTGGGAGTTATGAGAATAGGATATCTACCATGGATAGAACTATTGCTAGAGTATTAGAAGCAAAAAAGATGATAGAGATACTAGAAAAGCTTCTAGAAAGAGTTAATTATAATGAAGTTTCTCAAAAGAAATACATTGTACCAGACAGCTCTAAAGGCAGAGGATTAACTGATACTACTAGAGGGGCATTAGGACATTGGTTATCCATAGATAATAAACAAATAAGTCATTATAACATAATTACTCCAAGTGCATGGAACTGTTCTCCTACTGACTCAAAGGGAGTAAAAGGTGTAATTGAAAAAGCACTTATT
- a CDS encoding hydrogenase small subunit: protein MVANAINDIKEARKEKINAIWFEATGCSGNIISFLNAADPDVEYLLSQIINLTYNNSIMAEEGRNAFDEFLKTLDTEFILLVDGAISLKNNGKYTILAKYNGNEITAYEAVKMAGAKAKYVLAVGTCASHGGMSGARPNPSECVSLSKALGRNVINLPGCPCNPAWVVGTLAHLITKGVPELDEFNRPKLFYGITIHDTCTRRGYFDKQIFAEKPGDETCMFKLGCRGPVTKTNCPIEKWNGHINWPIGDNTPCIGCAHNTFPDGMEPFIRY from the coding sequence ATAGTTGCTAATGCAATAAATGATATTAAAGAAGCAAGAAAAGAAAAAATAAATGCTATATGGTTCGAGGCTACTGGGTGTTCAGGTAATATAATCTCTTTCTTAAATGCCGCAGATCCTGATGTGGAGTATCTTTTAAGTCAAATAATTAATTTAACATACAATAATAGCATAATGGCAGAGGAAGGTAGAAACGCATTTGATGAATTTCTAAAAACTTTAGATACGGAATTTATTTTGCTTGTAGATGGTGCAATTTCCTTAAAAAATAATGGGAAGTATACTATTTTAGCTAAGTACAATGGCAATGAAATCACAGCATATGAAGCAGTAAAGATGGCAGGCGCGAAGGCTAAATATGTACTAGCAGTTGGAACTTGTGCGTCTCACGGAGGCATGTCTGGAGCAAGACCTAATCCTTCAGAATGCGTAAGTCTTTCAAAGGCTTTAGGAAGAAATGTTATTAATTTGCCAGGCTGTCCATGTAATCCAGCATGGGTTGTTGGAACACTAGCTCATTTAATAACAAAGGGAGTACCAGAGCTAGATGAATTTAATAGACCAAAGCTATTTTACGGAATAACAATTCATGATACTTGTACAAGAAGGGGATATTTTGATAAGCAAATATTTGCTGAAAAACCAGGAGATGAAACTTGTATGTTTAAACTAGGCTGCAGAGGGCCGGTAACTAAAACTAATTGCCCAATAGAAAAATGGAATGGACACATAAACTGGCCTATTGGAGACAATACCCCTTGTATTGGTTGTGCACACAATACCTTCCCAGATGGAATGGAACCCTTTATTAGATATTAA